Proteins encoded within one genomic window of Firmicutes bacterium CAG:345:
- a CDS encoding 30S ribosomal protein S21 (product inferred by homology to UniProt), with product MPKTTVRENETLDDALRRFKRQVNKAGIISEVKKHDFYVKPGLRRKMKAEAARRKGR from the coding sequence ATGCCAAAAACCACAGTTCGTGAAAACGAAACTCTCGATGATGCTCTCCGCAGATTTAAAAGACAAGTCAATAAAGCTGGTATCATTTCTGAAGTTAAGAAACACGATTTCTATGTTAAGCCAGGTTTACGTCGTAAGATGAAAGCTGAAGCTGCTCGTCGTAAAGGTCGTTAA
- a CDS encoding acyl carrier protein 2 (product inferred by homology to UniProt): MDVTAKLQEIVKKKLKNKEIRPEDSLKSLGLDSLDKADIMIRIEDEFNIEFTEDEMSSIDTVAKLIDTIESKLK; encoded by the coding sequence ATGGATGTTACAGCTAAACTTCAAGAAATCGTCAAGAAAAAATTGAAGAATAAAGAAATAAGACCTGAGGATTCTTTAAAGAGTTTAGGTCTTGATTCTCTCGATAAAGCTGATATCATGATACGCATTGAAGATGAATTCAATATTGAATTTACCGAAGATGAAATGTCATCTATTGATACAGTTGCCAAATTGATTGACACTATCGAAAGCAAATTAAAATAA